Genomic segment of Eleutherodactylus coqui strain aEleCoq1 chromosome 1, aEleCoq1.hap1, whole genome shotgun sequence:
gaaccataccccttgtggccctaatctacttacaggacacatagctaggcctataatggaaggagcacccattggatttcagggtacaacggaataaattccaggccccattgcccacttgtagagccattgagcggccaaaacgatggagaacgcccacaaatgaccccattttgaaaactagaccccttaacaaattcatctaggggtgtactgcgtattttgaccccacagtatttgaatgaatctaagcaaagtagaaagaaaaaattatgatttttttttggcaattttggcaatttaaaaactgttttttttgtacagtgtacataggaatgaagacgttcaccccaaaatggatccccccgtttgtcccgtgttcagaaccataccccttgtggccctaatctacttaaaggacacatggctaggcctataatggaaggagcacccattggatttcagggtacaatggaatgaattccaggccccattgcccactaatagagccattgagcgtccaaaacgataaagaacccccacaaatgaccccattttaaaaactagaccccttatagAATTACTCTAGGGGTGTATTTACAGTAATACTGGGATCAGAATAGCACCCCTTCAGTATTGAATGGAGTTTTAGAAAATGAATAGTATAAAATTTGGAACTTACCCGGCACTAAGTGAGAATCCCAATCCGTGGGAtaactcactagtacctccaaatcCTGGATAGCCTGTAAAATAGTTTATCCTTCTTCCCAATCCTGGTCGGAGAGCTGCTTAGATATCTGGGGTCCCTAGTGTAGATACAGATCCAAGGTAAAAAAGTAATCCaaaatagcgcttcacgggacgaaggaaaaaaatatatatattttctttcacCAATATAGGCGaagttttattgcaacgcgtttctgcccgCTGAGGGCCTTTTTCGAGCATACAGAATAACAAAACACAATCATTAATATAGATAAAAAAAGTGTAACTTATCTATATTAATGATTGTGTTTTGTTATTCTGTATGCTCGAAAAAGGCCCTCAGcgggcagaaacgcgttgcaataaaacttCGCCTATATTGgtgaaagaaaatatatatatttttttccttcgtcCCGTGAAGTGCTATTTTGGATAACTTTTTTACCTTGGatctctaggggtgtactgagtattttgaccccacagtatttgaataaatctaagcaaagccgaaggaaaaaattacgattttcatttttttggcaattttgtcaatttaaaaacagttttttttgtacagtgtacataggaatgaagacctttaccccaaaatggatccccccgtttgtcccgtgttcaaaaacataccccttgtggccctaatctacttacaggacacatggcaaggcctgtaatggagggaacacccgttggattgcagggcacaactgaatacattccaggccccattgcccacttgtacggaataaaaattgactccctaaaaataaccccccccccacacacacacacacacacactctgcaccCTCTTCgtcattccccaaatcttagataaaagtaataatgtgaactgtgtagtatttccaaagacaggagtaattatggaggctggttgagatgggtacatggggcaataaaaccgggtatcccccctcctctcatactttttgggggtcatttctcgacctcagtggcgggtatggggtgtaaaaagtgtcgctctgtgagtctccgtaaccTTGATGAGGTgctgcggtctcacacagaagacgctcaacaagcttctcctggaactgcaggaaggcgagcgttcccggggcttcttgtaaatgacgtattacaggtagcggtctgaataacgccgggctcacgcagccgtaagTGGagtccgcttgcggaggcccgcagcggatcccagctgtgagcccggctgtgaccctgcgtacggccgcttattgtactgcgcataactgcctactcacacaggcggacatgcgcagtatacatatattttttgtttgtatttcccgcaccgttgcttagcgatgacccgggtacccgcagcccgtatacaaggtagttgcgtatgggctgagggtatatccgcgaccacggagcacaatgggttctatgttgcagatattaacagtaaaataggacctgctgcgttctcttttctgcgagtggattacataattccgacccactaatgtgagcggaattgtggaatccaatacgattgatctgcgtattactgcggatcagacgcatgcggaatccgtaattcctatccggtcatgtgagaccggcctgaggtagatcgctacctttttatcacgtggctggcgaccgctcaacaaggtcaggATCTGCTCCAGGATCCCGGCGAGcagggagcaagaagatttttaATTTCCAGGGCTCcctgcctcctgcgcatgtgtccggtgttttgccggcgatcgcacgtaCAGAATCCGCGAAAGTTCACAGAGGAGGATtgtgtcggggtgcaaatacggaggcctccggtaaaaagtttcatctcatctcaccgatcgcatcagtgaggggagatgaaccttctcttttttttaacttttacgtgatcaccattatccattagataacggcgaacacgtgatgaggaaccgctcactgcagcccccccgtgaaatctccaggctctcagctaagttttatagccaggagcagggagattttaaattaccctggcaatccacggctcttgcgctgcgcctgccattttggcgacgggcgcgtgcgcagaatctggggtaaggtccgcggataaatccgcgggccttaggtacgtcatttcatcctccatcacggatatgatctgtggggggagatgaaacgtaagcttttttaactttttttaaacttttttaaacttttttttttactttttaaaactttttttttttacttgaaatgatcactgttatccattggatgacagtgatcatgtccccagtgaaatctctctgctcctggctacacatggcagccaggagcagagggattttaaatttcctggggctcgagcccctctgtgcacgcgcccgatgattgacatcgggcgcgcatgcacagacggggacttcgggtcctggAATACCGGGGACATCGGCAGaccagaggtgagtattttcacctcccctcatggatcggatccatgaggggaggtgaaacttgtactttttaaaaactttttgaactttttcgcgatcgctgctatacaatggatagcggcgatcgcgggcccggggaccactcaccacGGACCctggtaacatctcctggttcccggctaccttcaggagccgggagccagaagATTTTGAATGTGCTGGgtctcccggccttctgcgcatccgCGTGATgtcatacgtctggcgcgcatgcgcagaagagcggcgctgggtcccggaggacccattcgCCGCAGGATATCGCTGACAAGCTGGGTGagtatccgatccatcagggcagctgaatctttaacatttttcactgttttatttactttattgcgatcggcgctatccattggatagcgctgatcgcaatgccgggggggactgcccgggataacagctccatgctgttggctacctgcgggcaccgacagcatagagctgtcatgtcctcaggcaagtgggcattaatccttaGAGGACGCATAATACTACGTTCTcttggattaaagcccacttactgaggacgtagtttcccgatggggccgtcactaaggggttaatagtatcactgaaaaatacaactcgtccctcaaAAACAACAAGACATCCTCAGACAGCTGCAACCATGGATAATTAAGAGAGTTATGATATTTTcaaaatggggagaaaaaaatctaaacttattttttttaaaaaggcggTCTGTAAGGGGTTAACCAGGTGTCACAAcaactcttcttgcaggttgcctTGTGGTTAACTAGATATTTCTTCGGATTCTAACATGGTGCAGGAGTTTATGGCACCAAGCTTAAaatactgaacgatgatcgtttagTGTAGTTAGCGGCcgatcagtactgaacggccgctatgttaagtgaatggagagggatgggggaagagcagggagataaatctcctcctgccatcccggccccttgctggccgctctgtcagacagccagtgatactcgctcctgtgcagcagcatgggagcgagtatatgCAGGGACAAGTGTAGGGCATTGTTTGCTCGACAGCCGCCCCTTCAAAATGGGGCATTAGTCACAGGCAGTCtgttattttaatgcaggcagtgttcttgaaaaggggttgtccattaagAATAAATATCCTATAGAATTATCTATGAGGAAACCACCAGTCACATAGCCCAGCACTGATGACTCCGGAGATGAGCTCTGACGTCTGtagctttaaggggttgtccggttgtaaactattgatggtccacCATCAGTAGTAAATCGATTGGGTCTGCTACCTTAGACCTccaatgatcagctgttctctgtggACTCACACTCATTCACTGAATCATATttggcaggaagcagatagcactattctcactgcagtggtccacCTCAGAGAATAGCTGATTGCTAGAGGTCCCAGATTAATAGACAATTCtaaggaaaggccatcaatactttacaaccagacaaccccttaaagtatcTCATGGCTGTGAGCATCTGATAACTACAGACAGtaaagggaagaagaaaaaaaaaacaaatggataGGATGAAACATACGTGTGCCAGTGAGGGAAAATAGGTGTGAGAAGGAGAAGAGCTATGAGCTGCTACGATATAGAAACCATCCGGCAACAAAGACCAAATGGGTCACAAGGACTATATACATGGCAGAGGAGCAGCTCTGCACACACTATGGAGGAAACACATGCTAATTTTCAGCTGGATTATCCCTTCAAGCACCCACCAAACAATACCTCAAACATTACAGATGATCGGTAGGCTTACAGTCTATCTCTTGATGGCACAATCAGTGGATCCTTATACAGGGCCATGATTTGGTACCTTCGAGATCATACGTTTCCGGAGGTTTTTTCCTGATGGATAATTTTACTATATAACTTTTTGAGTCCATTGCGGATCTGCTTTGTCTTTATCCCATATATTAATGGGTTAATCACTGGGGGAAGCAGGAGATAGATATCTCCAAAGAGAATATGAAGGTTTGGAAGGTTTGCGTTGGATTTTAACCTGTGTATGACAGAGAGACCAATCAAGGGGATGTAGTACAAAAGGACGGCACATATGTGTGCGGCACATGTACCGAAGGCCTTCGTTTTCGCTTCTGCCACCACACCGAGCACTGTCTTAATGATCAACATATAAGAAACAGAAATGAAAACTAagtctatgcccacgattgaaaATATGACAAAAAGTCCATAGATAACATTGACCTTGATGTCTCCACAAGCCAGGTTCATCACCTCTTGGTGCACGCAGTAGGAATGTGTCAGGACATTGCTCTTCCAATATGGAAGCCTCTTGATGATAAAGGGAATGGGAATCATAACAAGAATGCCTCTCACCACAATCAGTGCTGACATCTTACAGATCTTTTCACTGGTTAGAATGGAAGAATATCGCAGAGGGTGGCAGATAGCTACATAGCGATCTACAGCCATGGCCAACAAGACCCCAGACTCCATTGCAGACAGGGAATGGATGAAAGACATCTGGGTGAGACACATATCGAAAGTGACCTTCCTAATATCCATCCAGAAGATTCCCAGCATTCTTGGCATGGTTGTGGTGGCAAGCGATAGATCTATTGCTGACAACATGAAGATGTACATGGGTCCATGAAGCTCTTGGTCTACCTTGATAATGTAGAGAATTGTGGCATTCCCCAACACAGCAACAATGTACattgaaatgagaaaaaaacccaTCCAGAAATTGAAGTTCTCCAGGTGAGGGATTCCGCTGAGGAGGAAATCACTGGTGATGCTGCAGTTGGGTTGGTTAGTTCCTGACATAGCCAGAGGGAAGTTATAGAAGACACATCATCTACAATGAGAGGAGAAAACTCAATTAATAAATGAGTGGTCAGTGTGTGACAGCAGTCTGTAGTAAGCCGTGACTCCCGTACTCCGCATTTATGATAAGCACTGGGTTCTAgtctctgtgttttgcgcatgAAGATTTTGAATGTGCAAAAAACTTGGgcaaacacactcgtctgaaggaACCCTTTTAAAGCTAATTAAGATTGTAATTGAAGTCTTTGGAGAAAAACATCATTAACCACGAAAAAAAACACGACGGAGGAATTTAATAGGGCAGTGTGCCAGAATTTTGGCATAGGAAATATACAAATTTTCTTTCCCGTAACCAGGCTGTGGCTTGCTGGAAGGCGTCCAACAAATTAACTACCATTTACggaagaaactggtgtaaattatagcacaGAGGTCCTCCAGCTCAGGGTGGATTGTAGATTGGACTTTAGGTGTACAGACAGTCTGAGATGAATCAAATTAATGAACAGATGTGCCTCTTTGGAGTAAATTTGGCAGATTTCACAAATTATTTTGTATTAATTTGTGGGCTTGACTGAACCAAGGATCCTCCGAGCCTCTTACTAATGCTTTGTGTGAAGCTGTTAAGCTGCACTGCAGAGGGTATGATCATcacagatagatgtctgtccagcctctgtagacttccattgaaggagatctcaccacctctcgtggcaaactgttccactcattgatcacccttactctctgatatctaatctgtgtcttcttccTTTCCAATATGACTGTACTCCACAATAGAAACcaagtagatatgataccttttaacaaaaatacatgatgttctagTGTGTGAATGGTAAAACAGCTTTAATATCATGTGTCACGTACCAGAGGTTAGAGGAGTAGGGATCATACCTAACGATCCCGCCTCTCTCCCTAATTACTTATGGATCGACTTTTCTGAGCACCTTGCTGCTGCAAACCGTCATGGCTGAGTCTCGATCAGTCAGTCTAGCGAGATTGCAAGTgtgaagtcgttagaatacaggctgatttgtacccagctttcccaggcttctgcatgcatgcatgcaaagGGAAATCTCAAATCACAACCTATCTGTTCTAGCGCACTTCAGAGCTCCACAATGCCTGCACAATACACACTGCCACCTAGCTTGTTACAGGTAAACTGGAACACAGACTTATGAATTATGAGCACAATCTTCGGAGTTTATGAgtcattttaaaatggacaaggcttaactgataaattgtagatttattctaaaaaaaggtctagcagtgcaaatatagatatgtacaaaagatatacaaaaaaggttgttacacaaCAAGCAGTATGTCAAAATAAATAGGGAGAAATTAACAAAAAGTTACCAGATTGGGATTTCAGTCCAATGTTCTGATTGTTGGAGACCCAGAAACCTATGGACAGTCCATATGCTGCAGCATATCTCCGTGGATGGACAATTTGGATGGAGAACTCACTCAGTTTTAAAGCCTTTCGCAGAACCACAACCTTCGCCTGACGTAATCAAGGCAGGTTGAGAATATGTGGGGGAGATCAGTAGAAAACCCATATTTAATATTTGGGCCGTTTAAGATATGGCTGTCATGTTTAATATCAGAAATTTACCAATCCATAGATATTAAACATGATTCGTACATTAGGTCTAGGTATGAAGATATGCCATTCTAGGTGTTATGGGCCTCAATGCGAGTGAGTGCGTTTTTATTCAGCAAAGCCACCTGATTCTGGCAATATATTTCATATCGGGCCGAGACCTTCAGATGACCCAATAACCTTTATTAAAAGATTCTCTTAATAAAAATCTTGGCACCAATTTGTCTGAGTGAATGGACTAAGGTGCCAATTCACCGCAGCAAGGGGTCAAATTAGCATTCTCCAATCACTAGCTGCTACTATCCAAacgctgctactagctgctggggatatctctcccaatcctggcccaccctccactgctcctagctatcaccccctacctgactcactaataaaatccccaaagcccaactgctagctcatgcatagcctcccctgactcctttaaatgtgcgctctggaactgccagtcagcatgtaataaactccccaccatccacgactatttTACTGCCCATTCTTTAAGTCTGCTCGCTCTAACAgagacgtggatacagcagtctgacacggcctcccctgctgcactgtcttacaatggcctgcagttctcccataccccgagaccagatgacaggcgtggcggaggagtaggtgctcttctttccccgaaatgcacctaccaggtcatctcccctgtaccctcactcacttttccatcatttgaggtacatacgttaCGGCTTTtctgcccgctgtccatgcgagtagccgttatctaccgccccccaggtgctcctcgcctgtttttggaccactttgctgcctggctcccccacttcctatcctgtgaaattccaaccctcatcttaggtgattttaacatccccactaatgaccccaactccccatctgcctctaagcttctctcgctcacctcctcccttggtctctctcaactcacagtctctcccactcacagggatggcaatactcttgatctggtcttcctccatctctgctctgtttccaacttcactaactcccctctcccgctctcagctcataacttcctctctttctctgtcacgctccctaacatctctccagacccacctaccatacctacaggaaccttaaaggggttgtcccgcgaaagcaagtggggttatacacttctgtatggccatattaatgcactttgtaatgtacatcgtgcattaattatgagccatacagaagttattcacttacctgttccgttgctagcatccccgtctccatggtgccgtctaatttcagcgtctaatcgcccgattagacgcgcttgcgcagtccagtcttctccctggtgaatggggccgctcgtgccggagagctggttcgtagctccgccccgtcatgtgtgccgattccagccaatcaggagactggaatcggcaatgaaccgcacagagcccacgttgcaccatgggagaagacccgcggtgcatcgtgggtgaagatcccggcggccatcttgctaaggtaaggaagaagtcgccgcagcgcggggattcgggtaagtactaaacattttttttttttaacacatgcattgggtttgtctcgcgccgaacggggggcctattgaaaaaaaaaaaaccccgtttcggcgcgggacaacccctttaaggccattcacacccaggactttgctgagtccctacagtcctctctgtcctctatctctctcctctcctgccccaacctggctgccgctcactacaacaccactctcaaacatgccctggatgaagctgcgccccccagaacccgagccattcgatgtagTGCGCGGCAACCCTGactcacacctcaaacgcgcttcatccggcggtgctctagaagtgctgaacggctggggaggaaatcgcaaacgtccgcagacttcctccactgcaaattcatgctcaaaacctacaacctcgccctccaccgcgccaaacacatctacttcacctctctagtctcctcattatcgcacaaccctaaacggctctttgatacttttcactcccttctcagcccaaaaccgcagccccctgtgacagatctcagtgctgaagagctggctgcttacttcaaaaagaaaatagacgacatccgtcaggaaataacttcccaatcccagactagccatgaccctagtcttgtcagcactgcatctagctcctgctcactgtctgtactcagaccagcgacagaggaagaagtctccaaattgctcttctctgctcgccccaccacctgcgctagcgaccccctcccctcacaccacctccggtccctctccccagtggtcctctcccatctcaccactatattcaacctctctctgacctctggcatctttccctcttctttcaaacacgccatcatatccccactgctaaggaagccgactctggacgcgactgatgctgccaactaccgacccatctcaaaccaccccttcatctccaaactactagaatgcctggtttacttttgccttgtaagctatttatcagagaactctctcctagaccccctacagtctggcttccgacctcaatactcgacagaaactgcccttacaagggtatccaacgacctactgacagccaaatcgaggggcgattactccctactgatcctcctcgacctttctgcagcgtttgacactgttgaccacaaactcctcctcagtatgctttgctccatcggcctaaagtacattgccctctcctggttctcctcctacctatctgaccgctctttcagtgtctcctttgctggctctacctcccctcctcttccccttgctgttggggtcccccagggctcggtccttggccaccttcttggcccccttctcttctttatctacacagcccctattggacaaaccatcaggagttttggcctccaataccacctgtacgctgacgacacctagctatacacctctgcccatgacatctctgcacccttcctccaaaacatcaccgactgtctgtccgctgtctctaacactatgtcctttctctacctaaaactaaacctctctaaaattgacctgctggtatttccaccctccactaaccgacctcatcctgacatctccatctcagtgtgtggcgccaccataactcctagacaacatgcccgctgccttggagtcatatttgattctgatctctcttttaccccctacatccagtctctggcccgaacatgtgagctgcacctcaagaacatcgcaagaatccgctcttttctcactgtggacaagttaaaaacgcttactgttgccctcatccactcccggatcGATTattgctgctgatcggcctcccctgccccagactctaccctctccaatccttcctgaatgcggcagccaggctcatcttcctgtccagccgctactcggacgcctctgccctgtgccggtcactgcactggctgcccgataaatacagaattcaattcaaactcgctaccttcatccacaaagccctccacagcgcagcgcccccctatatcgcctccctcatctcaatctatcaccccacccgggctctccgctctgctaacgaaaccagactgagtgccccttttatTCGAACTTCTTATTCccgcttccaagacttctccagagcagcaccggtcctctggaacgcactaccaaaggctacccgagcaatccaggactcgcagaacttcaggcgtgctctaaaaacgcacctcttcagggaggcataccgcattccctaaacaaacccctctgtactccgcctgataacatgctccctgacctactgactgcaatccctgctagccaccatacaccgctcctgcagtcataccgatcctgccatcacacggctaaatgtctgaccattgtctaagtgtatatcacccctcactctccacctcgccatacagtgcacatctccacctcaccataccgtgcacatctccagcccctttaccttctgtatcaccccaccattcgtagaatgtaagctcgttggagcaggaccctcacccctattgtctccatcaactgattactatgtaaccgcggttctgtaatatttgtacttttgtctttctgtatcccccgtctatgtaagcgctgcggaatatgttggcgctatacaaataaagtttagtaTTATTATTACTAGCTAGCTTTACTGCCAGTGGAACGAAGGGCTTCCTGTACATCAAAAGACCTGGCAGATACAAGGGAGGGGCGAGATTAGAGCATTGAATTCattcagctttcccagggtcctAACAAAATACAAATGCTAGCTTACTACATACAATGGTCGCCATACAGCCAGCATACTGAATGGGCTAACATAAAAGGGATGCTGAGATACGGCTAGGGCCTGGCACACACCAAATGTCTGACAGCCTAAAGCCTCTACATCACACCTCCTCTTTTTTAGATGGGTGACGGTGGTTGATCTCTACAGATCACTTCCAAAGCCCATCCCTGTCACATAGTAAGGGGGATATTCAAGGGGAAAGGATGTCAGCTCAACTTTTCTAGCGTCCTGAacagcagctgattgatactggacagctggagGGCACTTCATCAATCTCTTTATACCACATCATGCCTTTCTGTCAGCCACTAGAAGGTATCACATCTCCAAAAATGCTTAGCTTCTGTTATGGGGAACAGTCACATTTTCCTCTACTGGCTAATACGGTATCAGACATTTTtcttcctctctttcagtttcatcccattgcttctagtctttccttgtacagatgagaatagggctgatccctctgcactgtgacggcccttcagatatttgtagacggctattaagtttGCTCTCAGCCTCCACttctgtaagctaaacattcccagctcCCTTGCAGTCATCCTgattatgaggaacagttaaagttaCAATGTTGCTTAATATTGGAGGAATATCTGATACATTGTGACGACTGCACCTTGTGCACAAAACAATTTGATGTTATAGGTGATGCCTGTTCTTGTTTTTAAACTCTGTCGTTCTGCAGTATATATCCTCCAGGAGGTTTGGGTTTATATATAGGGAGATATTTTGACTTTCATTACATTATAAGACAGTCCAATGACCAGGATGGGCTGAGGGCTCTGGACAGTGCGGGTCATGGGCGGCACTCACCTGGGTTCCTGTGGTCTCTGTGTTTTGTCCTGAGCTTTTCCAGTGCATGTTTCCAAAGTATTTTCTGGCAGGATCCTTTAAACTAAAAGGATGAGCGCTGGGAATATAGTTCTGCTGCTGCTTGTAAAGCATCCGAGGAAATCACTGACGGCACAAACCAGATTTCGGATGTGCAATGCCAAAGAAATATTGTTTCACAGCGGCACTCCTTTCAAGGGTATATAATTTCCCAGTGAAGCGG
This window contains:
- the LOC136607411 gene encoding olfactory receptor 51E1-like; the protein is MIPTPLTSGTITSDFLLSGIPHLENFNFWMGFFLISMYIVAVLGNATILYIIKVDQELHGPMYIFMLSAIDLSLATTTMPRMLGIFWMDIRKVTFDMCLTQMSFIHSLSAMESGVLLAMAVDRYVAICHPLRYSSILTSEKICKMSALIVVRGILVMIPIPFIIKRLPYWKSNVLTHSYCVHQEVMNLACGDIKVNVIYGLFVIFSIVGIDLVFISVSYMLIIKTVLGVVAEAKTKAFGTCAAHICAVLLYYIPLIGLSVIHRLKSNANLPNLHILFGDIYLLLPPVINPLIYGIKTKQIRNGLKKLYSKIIHQEKTSGNV